The DNA region CAGGAGTCGTGGTATAATGCCGGGTTGAGAAGAAGTCTTAAAGAATATGTGCCCGTAGatgcttacccccttattcataaatatattcttaagttattatcaagccgataaagttcgtttgtcccttttcgacgtaaaaaattggtgtgatagaaagggacaaactttatcggcttgataactttagagtacgtttatgaataagtagGGTTAGAATTTTACCTGTGTgcctttttttataccacgtctgtggcaaacaggtatacggtccgcatgatagaaagcggtcaccttTGCCTTGTCATTACGCTTTCAACACTCACACATGCTCAAGCTTGTTCACTGTGGTGCCTGTGTGTGTAACTACGCTTCCAAAGAAGAATTTTTATTTACTTGTCGTAGTTACCAAAAACAGAAGCCAGGTTctcatgagctgtggcaaaatTCTAGGATAAGGCTCCAAGAAGAACAAGTGTTAAAGGACTATGTGTCTAAAATATttctaaggttaactggaagaaatccctcaaagggataagttcgcctttgtactattctttactgtaatttactgtgttttttgttattaattgtacaataaacagtttactacctactactactactactactactaattttACGCGGGACATTGGGACTAATTGGGACTAATCGGGACATCAAATTGAGTCGATGCAACTAGGTGCAACCGGTTCGAAGAAGGACACAGAATAAGCAACATGTTTTAACTTAGGGATTAAACTtgaaataaaactgaaatttgcTATCGGTTAAGATCAAATCTCTTTATACTTTATAGCCATACACATACGGATTTGCCAGCCGAGCCAGCTTCGGATCTGATCCGCCATTAGCCAAATAGCCTACACGTACGGATTAGTCCGCCGGGCGAGGCTTGGATCTGACCCGCGGCTTGCCCATTGGACAAATCCGAGGCGGACATATCCTTGCTATTAAGTAAAGTTCGATCCGGTGGGCACATCCGCGCTACACACACGCGCGGGCAGCCGATGGATCTGCCGGGTCGTGCCAGATCCGTTAGTTTTGAGCACGGGCAGCGGACGGGTACCCGGCGGGCAAATCCGTGTCTAAATGTGCCCGCCGGGCGTAGCTTACATTATTACTTTCATCTTATCtttatcatcagcagttccactgcaccaaatgtcactgctgTTCtggtgcatgctgttcttataaaaataccaaagtcactataagcgtgccgttcagatttgaggagttccgttctgaccatcatcagcagttccactgcaccaaatgtcactgttctggacgtaagtgcatgctgttcttataaaaataccaaagtcactataagcgtgccgttcagatttgaggagttccgttctgaccaacatcagcagttccactgcaccaaatgtcactgttccgtacgtaaatgcaagctgctccttaaaaaacacaaaaatcaccattgtgtgcctttcagatttgagcaCGGGCAGCGGACGGGTACCCGGCGGGCAAATCCGTGTCTAAATGTGCCCGCCGGGCGTAGCTTATTATACTTTCATCTTATCTTTATTATCTCTGTATACTGAAATATTTTGTTACAGAAAGAAGTCTGAGGTTTCCTAAGTTTGGGGAGACTTTCAGAACCATCATCAGGTCTTTTAATCCCTCTGTATACTTTATCATACATACATCACACTGAACTGTTTTGTTACAGAAAGAAGTGAGAGGTTCCCTAGGAACCATTCTCCAGATCTTCTCGTCCCTGGGAATAGTTATCATGCTGAGTGCTGGTCCATTTTTGGAGTACTTCACCCTGAATGTGATGATGCTGAGTTTTGCTGTTGTCACGTTGGTGCCACTGTTCTTCTTACCTGACAGCCCTTACTTCTTGTATTCGAAAGGTAAGACAATCTGAAATGtacattactagcttttgcccgcggcttcgctcgtgataaaaagagacaaaaagtagcatatgtcactctccatccttttaactatctccacttaaaaatcacgtgaatttgtcgctccgttttgccgtgaaagacggacaaacaaacagcacACACActaaactttcccatttataatattagtatgggtttTAACTCTACACCACATTAACTATGTAGTAAAGGCTCTCTctttaacctaaccacaaaattaaaattttgaaaaacctccgaccgcgcgACATAgcttggaccgattttcatgaaacatgtctaagaataGTCCCgaaactaattcagctttcaaacaaaaataaaactcaatctaaatcggttcaaccgttcttgagctacgatgccacagacagacacacacacaaacagagaGACATACAGACATAacagcccgtcgtttttgcgtcaggggttaaaaacaaaggGAATTGTGTTTGTACCAACATGCTATCGCTTGCTCCCGATGAAGGTCCCAGTTACTTAGGGCTAATACGCACTAAGCGGCTACCCGCATGCGGTGGCGGCAGGCCGCATAGTACGTAGTGTTTGCGGCTCCGATTTCATACATTCCTAACCGCTGTGCGGCTATCCGtgtagtgcgtaaaaaaacaaaaCCTAGCTTATTTACACACTAAACTAGCAAATCTATAATTTTCtcgtcactagctcggaaaagCATACTAAAAACGCAAATCTataataactgctttaaaattgataaaagtaggtgtatcttaaaattttaagaaaagtacctactacttaacTAAAATAATAGTATTCCCTGTTAGCAAATTCTCGAAAGATAGCTTGTTTTTCTGGATTATTATTactcatttttaatttgaaaacAGATTTTCACTATTATTGCTACGAAATATATTTAATCAATGAGATAACTCTCATGATCTCTttgatattaattaatttgacatttacAAATTGGAACGCGGCATTGATGATAATTACATCTCATTTTAATCTGAAGGCCGAATCACACTATTGCTATGATGAAAGCAATAGGCGTTAGATTATATAAAATAAGTTGTACCgtacatatttttcttttaagtcggTTCTTTCTGTTTTTGATTTCACTACCTGAGgtactttatttcatatttcatttctCTTTGAAgccatttttttctatataggTATGTCGAGATACATTTACTATTAAAAGGTTAACGGTTAGAGAATGGCATTAAGagtccgccatttgtaattTAAGGGTTTCTTTTGAGCAAGAaaggtgaaataaataaataaaaggggTAAAGAGTTATGTGTAACTTTCATTTCACCCTTTCACATCGGATCTTGACCCACACAAGTCTAGGAACACAGGTCTATTAAGtaactagttttttttaataattaacttTCTGACTTTATGATTTCAGGTCGTACAGACGAAGCTTTAAAAGTCCTCTTATACCTCCGAGACACAGAAGCCTCAGCCAAAGAGGAGTTAAAAGAATACTCCTTATCCGGAAACGAAGAAAAAATAACAACTCGAGAGTTACTAAAGGACAGAATCTTTTTAAAATCAGCCAGTATAGGCATCGTTTTTGGAGCCGGTTTGCAACTGGTTGGATTTAATGCTGTGTCGTTCTATTTACAAACGGTGTTGGAGTCTACTCAAACGAGTGTAAGGCCAGAGATAGCCTCGGTTGTGATTGGTTGTATTCAGCTGTTGGCAGCGTTTTCGGCGACACTGGTGACTGATAGGTTTGGGAGGAAGCCGATTTTGGCTTCGACGCTGGTTGGACAAGCTGTGGGGATGGTGAGTCTAACATTTCTACTTTCATCTTGCGGCagaacaataattttatttatcattgCATTGCCATGTCGAAAACTGTTCTGGCATCTTGTAGGAGAACATTTCCTTAATGTCTGACGCTCAAATAATCTAATATGCAAGTGGTAAGAACCACAGAAAGGTAGATAATAGTATTGGATTTATCGATGGCAGCGATAGGTTTAAATTTCTTGACGTAGGTACCTAtccaaaattatttaaaaaatctttggTTTTTAGTATGTCGTCGACTGATTACGAGTAGATGCATAAACTCAGAAGTaaaagattttataacaacaaGCTTTGATCTTTAAAACATgtaaattagagatgggccgaatacagACTTAGccaaatacgaatattcggccgaacattcggttcagctgttaccgaaccgaacattcggccgaatttTAGAttctggcttagagttaaaaacttttcaatgattggtaatgggtataTTTATCTTACTAAAGGCTCTTAATGAAAATTTTGGATTTTGTTTCTTAAACTAGGTACGTTATTTTTAGAGTGCTGAAATAGAAtttcattatccgatgaattacgaaacaacttataTTACGCTATTTGTTTCCTTTGTTTATTTgataaatattcggcaatgacaccaaattattcggccgaatacgaattaAAAATCTTTccaaatatgccgaataccgaatatttccCGAAtgttcggcccatctctaatgtaaATCTTACCTTTTCAGGTTGGACTTGGTGTGTTCTTCAAGCTGAAAGAGGCCGGTCCAGTCACTGGATTCCTTAACTATGTACCTCTCATATCTCTAATCTTGGTGGTCTACTGTTTCAGCGCTGGTAAGTTTAAAACAGAGGAAGCTTTCAAATTGCGAAAAATCTTTTTAAATGATATCGGCTGCAATCGAAAAGACGAGTTGCCTGTTGGGAAACAGTCATGGCCGCCCATggcataagcaacatcagggtaGCCACTTATGCTTTGCCGATctttgacaaccctaaatacctgcttcttgaagaaccacatgtcatagcgcaagggaaacacagAAGGAAGCgtattccacaacttgcacgttctgggtaAAAAGCGAGAGGCTCGTTTGTTCTACTTAGCTTAATATCAAATTGCAATATTACACTTATTTTGACgatgttataaattataatacaatGTTACACCTACCGTGTATTCGCCGTGTTACGGCTGAATTACCCGTGACCAATGACCATGATGCATGTCTGcatgaaatatcgggagctcgactgTAAACAATTTGGTCTACGTATTTTCCGGTCAAACGGTACATAAGTCTGGTGAAACTTAGTGTGAATAATTCAAAACTGTGAAATACAATGTGATAGACCAGTGGTAAACATCTATGGATTGATTAACGATTTTATTTATGGTTAAGATTTTAGGTTTAAGTAGCATTCAGTTGTTTTATCTCCACTGCGGAAACAACATTACTTGCCTGAACTACTTATAGCCTCTGTACTCGCCTCTTCAGCAAGTTAACTCTTTATACCCAATGTCAGAGAATTGTCGACAGGAACCGTCGTAATTTGACACCCTTCGACCAATACCcctttttaggattccgtagtcaactaggaacccttttatagtttcgccatttctgtctgtccctccgtccgcggataatctcagttaCCGTCAGCACTAGGAAGCtgaatttggtaccaatatgtatatcagtcacgccgacaaagtggtaaaataaaaagtggaaaaaaatgttttgttagggtaatcccccccccccctttatgtaaactgtttttttttgcttaactttttctatttttttttttatactacgtcggtggcaaacaagcatacggcccgcctgatgtaaagcggttaccgtaacctatggacgcctgcaactcaaacagtgtcacaagcgcgttgccaccctattagaaacttgtacactcccttttgctgtgttaagtacacagcaaaaaggaatgtacaagttctaaggagggttcgggttgccgacgactcaaaggacaataatagacggaacaagttagttccgtaagtcctcccgtcatcagcacaccgcaccctcgttgagctctggcagccttactcaccggcaggaacacaacactgtACGGATGGCATTAGAGAAACAACAGCTTCGATGAATATATGATTTATTCTGACTGATATTAGGCAAGGTACACGATTATATAGGCAGTGCTTACGTACTACTGacataggtaaatacatactacATCACACGCCCcaccaaaaaagaaaaaaaagaaaattattatttttttttttttttttttttctctcaacattacataaataaagaaacaaaaaagaaaggtaggtacttaaacataatttGCTAAGGTGAATACAACTTTGTACGGTTTTTATGAACCGACACCTCTTTATCCTTAACTATGATTACAACGTTAGGGTCAATTTGTCTTACAACTAGGAAAGGCCCTTTATACAGCGGGTCTAACTTATTACTAAGCGCTTCATTTTTAATCAAAATCATATCGCCGGATTTATAAGTTACAGGGTTAACCTTGTGGTCGTACTGCGCTTTTCTTAATGTTTTCCCttgaattaaattacattttgcgTCATATTGGGATTTTTGTAATCGGTATTTTAATTCAAAGGAATAGTCATTGAAGTTATACATAGGATCTAATGAATCACAAAGATTACTCGGTATATTGCATCGTCGGCCAAAGACAAGTTCATATGGAGTGTATCGGGTTTCTGAATGAACAGTCGTATTGTAAGCAAAACACCAGTAGGGTAGCCATGAACTCCAATTGTTAGTTTCATTATTAGTTTGAATGCGTAAGTAAGAAATTAAATGTTTGTGATTATTTTCTAAGGAACCTATGGTTTGATGACGGTAAGACGTTGACTTTAAATGACTTATGTTTAAAAGTTTGCATACTTCCTGCATTGTGGATGACAAAAATTCAGTACCCCGGTCAGTTATTATTTCTCGAGGAATACCATATCTCAAAATGAAACTGTTAACAAAAGCGGTTGCCACTGAGACTGTGTCCTTAGATGTAAGCGGATACGCCTCGACGTATTTGGTCAAGTCGCATTGCAGCGTTAATATATAAGTGTAATTATTGCTATCCTTAACTAAGGGGCCcactaaatctaaaaataacctatcaaaggCAAAGTTACCTGTAGTCGTTATGACCATTGGTTCCTTTGTATTTCTAAAGTATTTTTGACGTTGGCATTTGTCACATCTTTTGACAAATTCTGCAACGTCTTTTTCTAATCCTGGCCAAAAATAACGTTGCCGAATATTATTTAGCATACGTCTGATTCCAGCATGTCCGCTAGTAGGGAGCATGTGGTAGTCATTTAATATCACGCGCTGTGTATCGTGGTTGTCAATCCGGGTAGTGCTCTTCAATATGCGCAAGAAGGGTCCGGACCACTGCGTCATATCGTTAATGGTTTGAGCTAGTtctttaattaaagttatgttcTCAATATTCCTAAAAATGTATAAACAGTCGACtgatattttattacaaaattcgCTCAGTTCCCTCGCAAAGGCAACTCGTGCGCGATGCGATCGGGTTACCGGCCTAACATAAATAATAGACTTTGCTTTGTCATATGCGTAATCGGCATGTATTTCGTGACACTTGCTACTTAAAACTTCCCACtcgttttcatttaaaaatcgtAGCTCCGTATAACTTCTCGGGGGTTTAAGTACTTCTACGACTCTAGGGTGATCAATCCTATCATCGGAAGCCCTATCAACATGAGTATTATTTTGCTGCTCCATTTGTTTTCTTCGCGCGCGAGTTAATACCGATATGTAATTTTCGCTCATCTTTTTCAAGTCGTCACTTGTTAAAGTTATACGCGACAATGCGTCTGCAGAAACATTGTCGGTCCCTTTTACATATCGTACCACAAAGTTATATTCCTCAAGGAGCAGCCTGAATTTAATTAATCTGGTAGTGGGATTagtcatattaaataaatacactagCGGTTTGTGGTCAGTTTCTACTATGAAGTGCCGCCCATAGAGATAAGGTCGAAAATACTTAATGGACCACGTAATCGCGAGAAGCTCTTTTTCCACGGTTGGATAATTAATTTCTGATTTATTTAAGCTACGGCTTGCGTACGCTACGGGGTGTCCGTTTCCGTTGCAAAGTAGAGAACCTATTGCTATTCCGGATGcgtcagtttttaaaataaatttgttctCTTCTCGAAAATCCGGGTATTGAAGTACGGGTGGCGTGGCTAATGACTGCTTAAGGGATAAAAATGCTTGTTTGCAATCGTCGTCCCATTTGAATGTCACGTTTTTAcgtgttaaattatttaaaggTATACATGTAGCGGCAAAATTTGGAATAAATTTTCTATAATAATTAGCAAAGGCGACGAATCTTTTTACATCCTCTGTGTTTTGTGGCTCCGGATACCCCTGTAAAACTTTAACTTTATCCGGGTCCGGTTTAATACCATCCGCCGACACTACGTGTCCTAGATAAAGAAGTTCTTTCTTCAAAAATTCACACTTGTTcggatttaattttaaattgaatttacgTAAGCGACTGAAAATAGCCATCAGATTTTTGTTGTGCATATCCAAATTTCTTCCAAAGCAAACAAGGTCGTCCATGTATATTAAGCACTTTTCGTAGTTAAGGCCCGACATGGCTATCGTCATTGCCCTTGAAAAAGAACTCGGGCTAATTTTTAATCCCATTGGTAGCCTAGTCATGCAATATTGCCCTGAAGGGGATACAAACGAAGTGTATGGCCTACTTTTTTCAGCTAAGCTGAGTTGGAAGAACCCTTGATGTAGATCTAAATGACTGAAGTACATAGAACCGGACAATGAGTCTAATATATCATGGATGTTAGGGAGAGGGAATTTATCGTCCATTATACGGTCATTTAATTTTCGAAAATCTATTACCAATCTCCATTTTTTATTACCCTCTGAATCTGGGTGTTTAGGTACTAAAAGGACTGGGCTCGACCACTCGCTTTGCGTTGGTTCGATTATTTTTTCTTGTAACATTTTTTGTACCTGGTTTTCAAGTTCTGATTTTTGAGAATGTGGTAATCTATACTGTTTGACAAAAACAGGTGTTGCATCGGGTTTTAAGTGAATATTCTGTGGGTCTAATTTTGAGGGCGTTAATGTATCACCgggtatataaaatatatctgAAAACTTTGCGCAAATATTCTGAATTGAGGTTTTTTCTTCACTATTTAGATGATTTAACTCTAAAAGTGAAAACATTTTACGCACCCTGTCCCCATTAACTTTTGCATCTTCAAACATACATAAAGTATATTGTCTAATCTTTTGTATTTCGGGCCTAAAATAACTAAGATGCACTTCTGTATCTCTAGTATTTAGTAACAGAACTGGTATTCTCCCTGCTTTCGGTGTACATAATCCTCCTGCCAAAAATACGCCATTGCAAAGCTCCTTTGAAATTACTATACAATCCTCGGTTACTTCAGTTTctataaagaatattttttcacATCTTGGCGGTaaagttaaatagttatttttacCTAATGCTCCTAGCTGTAAGGGTACCGTTATTTTCCCTAATGTAGCTGTATTTAAGGTGAATGTGTTCTGTTCGTAGTCTATAATACACTTATGTTTACGTAAAAGTCCCGCCCTAGTATGGCACTAGGACCGCAAGGTAAGTTTCTAAGTACGTGAAATTTATGACATAAGCGGTGTCCATGTAAAGTAAACTCTATGTAAGCATAGCCTTCTGTGTAAAGATCGCCGCCGAGACCGATTATAGGAACGATTTGCTTTTGGATTGGAATATTTAGCCGCGAAACTGTTTCATATTTCACGGCCGATACGGCGGCGCCCGTATCTGCTAGCATCTGAAACGTGTCGTCTCCAATTACTACTTCTAAGGAACTGTCgtatctgtatgcatatatcgTATTAGGGACGAAAAAATTCGTAACCTGGGTTTTCTGTCGTGTTTTTAGTTTCCTGATCCTGACTTGACGTCGAAGGCTGCGGCTCTTCGGCTACATATATATTGGGCTGACTTTTGGACCTTCGGGTAAATACGTTATCAGATCTAAACCTATAAAATCCGCGGGTCGGATTTCCAAAACCGCGCCCAGTTTCATTTTGAGTATAGCTACCTCGCGAG from Leguminivora glycinivorella isolate SPB_JAAS2020 chromosome 23, LegGlyc_1.1, whole genome shotgun sequence includes:
- the LOC125238284 gene encoding facilitated trehalose transporter Tret1-like, which gives rise to MCLCLTFASDLWAVILGRALSGLCDAITFTVVPMYASEVASKEVRGSLGTILQIFSSLGIVIMLSAGPFLEYFTLNVMMLSFAVVTLVPLFFLPDSPYFLYSKGRTDEALKVLLYLRDTEASAKEELKEYSLSGNEEKITTRELLKDRIFLKSASIGIVFGAGLQLVGFNAVSFYLQTVLESTQTSVRPEIASVVIGCIQLLAAFSATLVTDRFGRKPILASTLVGQAVGMVGLGVFFKLKEAGPVTGFLNYVPLISLILVVYCFSAGLGSISWGLLAELFDGRTRAVGVTVSMLTSLIFIFLTVKYFALVTTLIGAPTTYGIFSVNCVLMCLFVCFCVPETKGKTIAEIQTALGAKPRSDEKQMEKF